A genomic region of Terriglobia bacterium contains the following coding sequences:
- a CDS encoding CpsD/CapB family tyrosine-protein kinase — protein sequence MQHKRVLDEIRRLHEERRTGMLVLAGSTGERVELFFREGLIEAASSNLESRRIGDYLVKDGSLQPDDTDAIQSEAERRKIGFAEAAVEKKLLDRSDVGAAARAQAVDLVEHVLTSTFEVESFAGSLRSYYVPAKLSFSHVQLEMCRNNSRPVELEDDVRLTLATGADLSGFSWFPQELSILNELRCASTVDELSGRTGISEINVKKILGVLDSLGVLSEADDVEDSPEHTELVAASGFNFEALIPVVTDAVLNEKLEVARNEGSFTSEQFKNLKIRIRQANSERPIQVITVSSPDAQDGKSLISANLAFSFALDPGRRVAVVDCDLRNPALDKYLGVPTEPGLLQYLGNGHLSPYCYVRRLENLYFLTAGGLAPNPIEALSMKKMKQLVEQLRKDFDTVILDAPPYSPISDARIVSALSDAVLLVVRRGKTSYSSIDHAFAAADRNKLLGVVFNDVKPMLFHTNHQFGYYYGEDKSGEAKITKVRSTRRSYLEP from the coding sequence GTGCAGCACAAACGGGTTTTAGACGAAATTCGCCGGCTTCACGAAGAGCGGCGCACGGGCATGCTCGTTCTGGCCGGAAGTACGGGCGAGCGCGTCGAGCTTTTCTTCCGCGAGGGTTTGATCGAAGCGGCGTCATCGAATCTGGAGTCACGCCGCATCGGCGATTATCTGGTCAAAGACGGATCGCTCCAGCCTGATGACACAGATGCAATCCAGTCTGAGGCAGAACGCCGGAAAATCGGCTTCGCGGAGGCTGCCGTTGAGAAAAAGCTTCTGGATCGATCCGACGTTGGAGCGGCCGCCCGTGCTCAGGCGGTGGACCTGGTCGAACATGTTTTGACGAGCACGTTTGAAGTCGAGTCGTTTGCCGGCTCGTTACGCTCTTACTACGTTCCCGCGAAGCTCAGCTTTTCCCATGTCCAGCTCGAAATGTGCCGGAATAATTCGAGACCGGTGGAGCTGGAGGATGATGTACGCCTTACATTGGCAACCGGCGCTGATCTTTCGGGTTTTTCCTGGTTTCCCCAGGAACTGTCGATTCTCAACGAGCTCCGATGTGCTAGTACAGTGGATGAGTTGTCCGGCAGGACAGGCATTTCGGAAATAAACGTGAAGAAGATCCTGGGTGTTCTCGACAGCTTAGGCGTGCTGAGCGAGGCGGATGACGTCGAAGACTCTCCCGAACATACGGAACTGGTTGCCGCTTCCGGCTTTAATTTCGAAGCCTTGATTCCCGTCGTTACGGATGCCGTTCTGAACGAAAAACTGGAAGTCGCGAGAAACGAAGGGTCGTTTACGAGCGAACAGTTTAAGAATTTGAAGATTCGGATCCGGCAGGCGAATTCGGAAAGACCGATCCAGGTGATCACCGTCTCCAGCCCCGATGCCCAGGATGGCAAGTCTCTGATTAGCGCGAATCTGGCGTTTTCGTTCGCGCTCGATCCCGGCCGGCGTGTCGCCGTCGTGGATTGCGATTTGAGAAATCCCGCATTGGACAAGTATCTGGGCGTCCCGACCGAGCCCGGCCTTTTGCAATATCTCGGAAACGGTCATCTGAGTCCCTACTGCTATGTTCGCCGTCTGGAGAATCTCTATTTCCTGACTGCCGGTGGCCTGGCCCCGAATCCGATCGAGGCCCTGTCCATGAAGAAGATGAAGCAGTTGGTGGAGCAGCTGCGCAAAGACTTTGACACGGTTATCCTGGACGCGCCGCCGTATTCACCGATTTCCGACGCGCGGATTGTGAGTGCTTTGAGTGATGCGGTTCTGCTCGTCGTGCGCCGGGGTAAGACTTCTTACAGCAGCATCGATCACGCCTTTGCAGCGGCGGACCGGAATAAATTGCTGGGTGTGGTTTTTAATGACGTAAAGCCGATGCTTTTCCACACCAACCATCAATTTGGCTACTACTACGGCGAGGACAAGAGCGGCGAGGCCAAGATTACGAAAGTCCGCAGCACCCGCAGGAGTTATCTCGAACCCTGA
- a CDS encoding sugar transferase produces the protein MKQTTPIPLAAEPLFRRLLSLERRRCERSEGRFGLLLVDLESVRASAAAPDLERVASAIAAAMRETDITGWYEEGSTIGVILTELNETKRETLEAVVVERTKCLVVDHLGEMQGHRVRISCHLFPDDDVANHIFYSEENQSRTGTTHSMFLKRAIDVAGSLAALILLSPLFVVIAALIKLTSEGPIFFRQKRIGQFGGKFIFLKFRSMIVNNNPEIHRQYVQNLITKKVDPSAGAFKIKNDPRVTRIGRFLRKSSLDELPQFLNVLCGEMSLVGPRPPIPYEFENYLLWHRRRVLEVKPGITGEWQVFGRSRTTFDEMVRMDLRYIQNRSIWLDLKILFKTPLAVISGDGAY, from the coding sequence ATGAAGCAAACAACTCCAATTCCCCTTGCCGCTGAACCTCTTTTCCGGCGTCTGCTTTCCCTCGAGCGCCGCAGATGCGAGCGTTCCGAAGGCCGCTTTGGCCTGCTCCTCGTGGACCTGGAATCGGTTCGCGCCTCTGCGGCCGCCCCGGATCTTGAGCGCGTCGCCTCAGCTATCGCCGCTGCCATGCGCGAAACCGATATTACGGGCTGGTACGAAGAAGGTTCCACGATCGGCGTTATCCTCACCGAACTCAACGAAACCAAGCGGGAAACCCTCGAGGCCGTGGTTGTCGAGCGCACGAAGTGTCTGGTGGTCGATCACCTCGGGGAAATGCAGGGACACCGTGTTCGGATCTCCTGTCATCTCTTTCCGGATGACGATGTTGCAAATCACATTTTTTATTCGGAAGAGAACCAATCCCGTACCGGAACGACGCATTCCATGTTTCTGAAACGCGCAATCGACGTCGCAGGAAGTCTTGCCGCTCTCATTCTTTTGTCGCCCCTGTTCGTTGTGATCGCGGCGTTGATCAAACTCACTTCCGAGGGTCCGATTTTTTTCCGGCAAAAGCGGATTGGGCAGTTTGGCGGGAAATTCATTTTTCTCAAGTTTCGCTCCATGATTGTGAATAATAATCCGGAAATTCATCGGCAATACGTTCAGAATCTCATCACCAAGAAAGTGGATCCATCGGCCGGCGCCTTTAAGATCAAAAACGATCCACGCGTGACTCGAATCGGCAGATTTTTGCGCAAGAGCAGTCTTGATGAGCTTCCCCAATTTTTGAATGTCCTTTGCGGTGAAATGTCATTGGTCGGCCCCCGCCCGCCCATTCCCTATGAATTTGAAAATTATTTGCTATGGCATCGGCGGCGGGTCCTTGAGGTGAAGCCTGGCATTACCGGCGAGTGGCAGGTCTTCGGCCGCAGCCGCACGACGTTTGATGAGATGGTGCGGATGGACCTTCGATACATACAGAATCGCTCGATCTGGTTGGATTTGAAGATACTTTTCAAAACGCCATTGGCCGTGATCAGCGGTGACGGCGCCTATTAA
- a CDS encoding Gfo/Idh/MocA family oxidoreductase, producing the protein MNNKNSSTLKIGVIGYGYWGPNIVRNFYNASGATVTCVCDLSPKSLQRVRQNYPAMEVTTNPDDILLSAEIDAVAIVTPISHHFPLAKRALENGKHIFVEKPFTANTAEAAELIELAERKNLRVMVDHTFLFNGAVRKIREVMDSGLLGNLYYYDSTRVNLGLFQHDANVVWDLAPHDLSIIDHLIPGGPEAIVATGEKHVNGVEDMAFVTMYFPDKVIAHLNVNWLSPVKVRTTLIGGEKKMLVWNDLEADEKIKIYDKGVERTTSNGAYDLRVSYRAGDLWVPRLEQVEALTYETQYFVDCVLNGENPFNDGNAGLRVVQMLEAIDESMSQKGKMVYCSTPAKQMASEIAH; encoded by the coding sequence GTGAATAACAAAAACTCTTCCACATTGAAAATCGGTGTTATCGGCTACGGCTACTGGGGACCGAATATCGTCCGCAATTTTTACAATGCGTCGGGCGCGACCGTCACCTGCGTCTGTGATTTGAGCCCGAAGTCTTTACAACGGGTGCGGCAGAACTATCCAGCGATGGAGGTGACAACCAATCCCGATGACATCCTGCTGAGCGCCGAAATCGACGCCGTGGCCATTGTGACTCCTATATCGCATCATTTCCCGCTTGCAAAGAGAGCGCTCGAGAATGGGAAACACATCTTTGTCGAGAAACCGTTCACTGCGAACACCGCTGAAGCCGCGGAATTGATCGAACTTGCCGAACGCAAGAATTTGCGCGTCATGGTGGACCACACGTTCCTGTTCAACGGTGCTGTTCGTAAGATTCGCGAGGTCATGGACAGCGGTCTTCTGGGCAACCTTTACTATTACGATTCGACACGCGTGAATCTCGGGTTGTTCCAGCACGACGCGAATGTCGTCTGGGATCTCGCTCCGCATGATCTGTCCATCATCGACCACCTGATTCCCGGCGGGCCGGAGGCGATCGTTGCGACGGGCGAAAAGCACGTCAATGGTGTCGAGGATATGGCTTTCGTCACGATGTATTTCCCCGACAAGGTCATCGCCCACCTCAACGTCAACTGGTTATCCCCAGTCAAAGTCCGGACCACGCTTATCGGCGGCGAGAAGAAAATGCTTGTCTGGAATGACCTCGAGGCCGACGAAAAGATCAAGATCTATGACAAGGGTGTCGAGCGCACGACATCGAATGGAGCCTACGATCTCCGTGTAAGTTACCGGGCGGGTGATCTGTGGGTTCCGCGCCTCGAGCAGGTCGAAGCGTTGACATACGAAACACAATACTTTGTGGATTGCGTTCTGAATGGCGAGAACCCATTTAATGACGGTAATGCGGGTCTGCGCGTCGTTCAGATGCTCGAAGCCATCGATGAATCGATGTCTCAAAAGGGCAAGATGGTGTACTGCAGCACGCCTGCAAAGCAGATGGCATCGGAAATTGCACATTGA